GCGTTTCTATATCTGAACGCAATTGAGCTTGATAACCTGAGAAACCAATTTGAATATCGCCAGATTTTACTTCAACGGGCGTCACATCCCCACTCACGCCTATTTGTTTCACATTCAGTTGCCCCTGAACTTGAGGATGCAACATTTCACCTTTAAAGGATAAATCCGTATCAATATGAGCGGCAACTTTACTGTAGTCACCAAATTGATTCGCGAGGAAATCGATATTAAGCGGAGTGAGTTTAAGATGTCCCTGCATCTGTCTCTGTGCTTGGGTGACATCTGGAATCATAATATTCCCAGTCAGATCACCATTATTCGTCACATCGATAGACCAATCTGCAGTTAATTTATTGCCACGTAATTCACTATTCACTGAGACCTTATCCCAATGAATAACAAGTGGATTCGTTAACTCCTGAGTCAATTGGCCTTTGCTTACTGTAGCAGTTGCCTTCACTTGTGGTGGGTGATCTTTGGACCATTTAGCGGTGACCGACATATCGGCAACACCTTTAACACGAGTCTCTTGGGGTAAAAAACCATCAATTTGAGCAAAGTTAAGCTGATGAATCGATACATTCACAGCACCGCTTTTTCCAAGTGACGCATCCTTATCAAGACAAATCGAAGCGTCTCCCTGCTGCCAGCAATGCGCTGCAATGTGTGCCGTTTGCTGCGCGACGTCTAAGCTTAACGCCGTTGCTTTGTTAATAGCCCAACGCCCTTGCGGAGAAGTGATACTCCATTGGTCAATTTGCCCTTGCCATTTAATGGTTGGTTTTTGCGTCAACTTACCAGAGACAGCCAAGTGAGTACTCAATTTAGGGTCAGGTGCAGTCAGATCTAGCGATACATGATGTTTGAGCTCTGAACCTTGCGCTTTTATGGTCACTCGGCTGATTTTTTCTTGTTGATAACGAATATTCTCGCCTTGAACCACCAAATCTAAGGTGGGCTCAACCAAAGGTGATACAGAACCTGTAAGAGAAACCTGATCAATATCGACTAACTTTTGCCAGTGGATTTGCTTACCAGCAACCGATAATTGAATATCAGGTTGTTTTGCTTGACCACGAAATTGCAGCGTTCCTTCAATATTGCCTTGTGCATCGGGCAAAGATTTACTTAAGTCGGGAACATGAACGGCCACATCCAAATTCCACACATCATCAAGCGTGCCATGAGCTGTAATTTTATTTAGCCCGTGGGCAAGTGTTATGCCTTGTGTCTTAACTTTAACCTGACTACTCGCGCTAGCATCACTGGCCGTTAGCTGCCCAGCAACGTGTAATGGATAATCTCGAACTTCCCCATCAACACTTAACTTCGGTAACTGAATTTGCCAACCACCTTGCTCAGTTAAAGACCCTGAAGTTTCAACATGACCACTGATATTTCCTTGGGCTTGTGGCCATTGCTTGCCTGGCTGGATATCTTGCATATCGACATTCGCTTGCCAATTCACCAGACCTTGCCAGTTAGCCGCAGCAGTACCTGATATATGACCGCCCAATGTATCTAAAGCCAAGGAAGAAAGCTGGATATCATGCAATGAGCCTTTCCCTTGAAGATTAAAGTGCGTCGTAGGGATCGCCTTGCCTGAAGCTGACCCTTGCAGAGCAATACGATATTGCTGCAGATTTCCTTGCGCAACCAAATCAGGAGACTTAAGTTGGTAGTCTGCCTCTCCCCGAAGCGGCCATTGTGCATCCACCTGAGTGACATGAAGAGCAAATGGCATATTAGGCTCTAAGGTTTTTAACTGCCCCTGTAATCGAGCTTTCGCTTGTCCAGACAACTGAGCTTGCATGGTTAGATTCGCCACGCTGCCGTTAGCTGTTAATTGAATGCGTTGCCCAGCAAACTCTTTCAAATTAAGCGTCGTGTCTAAGTTTAAATTAAGAGGATAACCACCACTTAATGTCGCCTGCCCATACAGATTGGCTTTGCCTTGCGGCATATTGACATTCAACTGCTTAATCGTCACATCATGGTTATACGCAGAACCTTTTAAACCAAGATGACGAACAATAACGGGGGAATCTTGCACCAAGGTAAAATCATGCACATCAAATTGTTCAACATCGATATCCACCGGTATGGTTATCTCGGGCAATGTGATTGGCGAAACCTGCTTGTTTGATTGCGCTTTTTTCGGAGCCTGTCCTTGCGGCTTAGCCTCAGATTTAGCCAATTGTAATTGCACGCTCTGCCACAATGTTTTCCCCAACTCAATTCGATTACCTCGCATCGAAGCTCGTGTTTCAAGATGCTGCCAATTCAGTTTGGTTCCATGAATATCAAGTTCGGTATCATCTGCGATCAATAACGGAATATACAGAGGGATTGGCGTAGCAATGCCAGTGACAGAACCAGAATCAGCGGAAGTATCCTCTGCTGATGGCTCTGTCGAACGAAGAGTAAGATGTAATCCAGTCGTTTTTACTGTACGCAAGCAAATTGCGGGCTCAAGTAAGCAGTGGCCTTTGATGCCTAAACTCAATGAATCAGCTGTAACATCTATCCCCAAATCAGGATTGTTATAGCGCACACCTTTTAAGGTAAAACTGGGGTATAAGGCGCCAGATGAGCCCTTAATTGTTAATTGAGGAACCCAGCTCTGAACAGCAACAAGAATCGTTTTCAAGCCTGAATGACTAAACAGTAAAGAACCAACAAAAACGGCAGTAATTAGCAGTAATGCAGTTAAAAACAGCGAGACCAACTTGGTCCATTTCAACGCAATATGGATCATAATTCAGGGCCTAGCGTAAAGTGAATACGGAATTGATCGCCAGGATCTTTATTAAGCCCCCACGCAAAATCGAGACGTAAAGGTCCAACAGGTGAGATCCAACGAACACCAAATCCCGTACCTGTTTTCCAATTTGGCAGGGTGTCAAAAGCATCACCACCATCAACAAATAAAGCGCCCCACCAATTTCCCGTAATTCGATATTGATACTCTAACGATCCGGTGGCTAGATATTTGGCTCCCGCTAGTGACCCACTAGAGTCTTCAGGAGAAATGGATTCATATTCGTAACCACGAATGCTGTTATCACCACCAGCAAAGAAACGTAAAGAAGGGGAAATTTTATCAAAATCTTGAGCAAGGTTAGCTCCACCATCAAGACGAATGATCCCACGATGGTTTTGCCCATAACTACGAATCCAAGAGGTTCCAGCCTGCACTCGAAAAACTTGGGTCTCAGAGAACAAAGAAGGATCGCCATATTCTAAAGTGATCGATTCTTTATCACCCCACATAATGACTGAGTTTTTAATTCGCGTTCGGGTTCGAGTATAAGTCACCCCTGGCAGCACGAAGCGACCAATATCATCTAATTCACCCTGTTCATAGTTTTCAACCAAATAACGAGCAAAAACAGTTCGATGCCAGCCATCATCCATTAACCAGTGACGTTCTATAGCTAAATTAGATTCTAAGCTTTTGGTGTCGAGACTATCGACATGCTTCATACCATATGCAATACGATAGTACTGATGTAAGACATCTTCGAGAGGAATCTTATAACTTAGTGTGATGACCTGCTCAGGCTCTGAAATAGAAAAACTACTATTAAAACTGTGGCCGTATTTGTTTACCCAAGGCTTTTTCCATGTCAACGTCCCTTTCACTCCGACATCAGTTGAATAACCTATCCCAGTTTCGAGTTGATTACGCGCCTGCGGAGCCAAAGAAACATTCATTGGTAATTTTCGGCTTTTATCTAGGTTTGATAAGTCCGGCTCAACTAATACCGATGAGAACCATTCTGTTGTTGAAAGCGCCTGATTAAATTGCCCAACTTTCGATACATCGTATGGGTCACCCTCTTTGTATGGCTGTAGCGAAGCGACACGGTCCGTTTCAATTTGGTTACCAGTGATGGTCGTCGAGCCAAATTGATAACGAATACCACTGGCAAAATGCAGTTGTATAAATGCTTGATTTAATTCGGGAGAAACACCTAACTGATTTTTGGTGAATTTGCCATTAAAGTAACCTTTGCGTAACGCTAAGTTACTGATATTACTTTTTAGCTTGTCGTATTTGCTGTGATCTAAAGGATCGCCCACCTTCAATCCAGACTGGCGAATAAGATTTTGAAAATCTTTATCGCTGTCTGCTTCACCCGTGATTTCAACATCCACTTTGGCGATCTTAGTGACAACGCCCGGACTCACCGTCGCAATTAATTTATCGTCACCTTCCACCTCAAAACTGACCGCAGGATGGTAGTAACCAAGTGCATTCAAGGCCTCAATGATGTCTTGCTTAACTTGAGACTGAAAACGTAATTTAGTGGAATAGTCTTCTTTAGGAATAGAAGATAAATACGCCTGTACATTCTTCTCAAGGGAACCATCGATTCCCTGGATGTCTAAATCGACATTGGCGAAAGAAGAAGCAGAAAATAGCATTGCGCTGATAAACGCTGGAAAAGATGTTCGTCTCATGCTTAATTAAGGGAAATCATGTTCAGCAGGTTCTATGTCGTTAGCTAATAATCATACAGTGAAACGATAACCTCGTCTGTACGGAAACAGTCAAATATCGAATAAGTCTCTAAAAGAGAGTCTCGGTCAGCGCCAACAACAAAGGAATCACTATGCTCAATAAACAAGAAATGATCACTGCGGAAACCGCATTACCAGGTCGTTCAACCCCAATGGCAATCGAAGGCACTCACTACGTCAATCAAACCAGCATGACGGCAGAACCAACGGAAGGTCAGGAACAAATTCTGATTGGTATGGGTTGCTTCTGGGGAGTCGAACGTCTGTTCTGGCAACTTGATGGCGTTATTTCTACTTCAGTAGGTTACTCAGGTGGCTTTACACCAAATCCAACCTATGAAGAAGTCTGCACCGGTAAAACCGGCCATGCCGAAGTCGTTCGCGTTATTTACGACAAAGCCGCCCTACCAATAAAAGAGCTATTGACCTACTTTTGGGAAAAACACGATCCTACTCAAGGCATGCGTCAAGGCGGTGATTTAGGTACGCAATACCGTTCTGCTATTTACTATTTCACAGAAGAGCAAAAAGCGGCTGCTGAAGAAACAAAACAGGCTTATCAAGCACTGCTGTCTGATAATGAGATGAACAACATCACCACGATTATCGAACCAGCACAACCTTACTACTATGCAGAAACTTACCACCAACAATACCTCGCCAAGAACCCAGAAGGTTACTGCGGATTAGGCGGTACAGGTGTTTGCTTCCCTCCTAGTCTACAAGGCTAAACGCGCGTTTTCCCTGCTGGAGATTGATCTCCAGCAGGCTCTACTCCAACTATGGCTATCCCATTTTTCAGTTTGATCATTCATGCCAAAAATATGTTAGGGTGCACCGCTTTCACCGTACTCAGTTTGATCAACGGCCTCAGCTAAACGTCGCCATTTAGCAACACGCTAATGACTTAAAATGTAAGGATTGCTATGAAGCTATTTGTTCCTATTGCTCTATTATTGAGCGTGATTACTTTTACCTCGCAAGCACACAATTTAAAAATCGGTCACTCTGTACCTGCAGTGAAAGTGCAACATCAAGGCGAGATTTTTTGGCATCATAATAAAATCACCTTTGCACCTTGGTCGAGCAGTCAAATGGTAGGAAAAGTTCGTATCATCCAAGCAATTGCTGGGCGAAGTAGTGCCAAAGCAATGAATGCCCGACTGATGCAGGCCATTACTAAAGCAGAATTCGACTCCAACCGTTATCAAACGACTACGATCGTTAATCAAGATGATTCGATTTGGGGAACAGGCTCTTTTGTAAAATCTTCAGCGATTAGTGCGAAGAAAGAGTACCCATGGTCATCAATCGTGCTTGATGAAAATGGTCAAGTCGCCGCTCGATGGCACTTAAAGCCCGAAAGTTCTGCCATTATTGTTCAAGATAAGAATGGCAAAATTTTATACACACACGAAGGCAAACTCTCTCAAGATGAAATAGAGCATGTTCTTCATTTAGTCCAAGTTGAGCTTCATTCGTAACAATTTATTAATAGTATCAATTAATCTTAGCTAGCCTTATTGCCACTTTGTTATGCTATAACATATTTACTCGCAGTGTTTAAATTTTGGTAACCAATGAGGCTAACTGTTGCACCATTCACCACAATAAGTCTGAAGTCATTAGCATCGTTGGCAATGGCGATTTGTGTTCTATGGATGAGCGTGGCTTTCGTAGCCCATGAAACAGATTATGATGTGTCACATCACCATCATATGTGTCAACATTACCACCATGTAAATACTGCGCTACTTCCCCACGTTCCAGCTCTGCCGATTTGGCAACCTCACACGATAAACTCACCTTTAGAGCGTGACTTACCCTTGCGTTTTATCGCCATTACTCGTCAGGCTCGGTCACCACCTTACAACTCTCCAATTTAAATTCACTACTATTTTTATTATTTGGAGTTGTCGATGTTTACCAAATCACTATTAAGCTTAACGCTATCTGCAGCCCTAGCCTCTACCGCTATGGCAAATGAAGAATTTACCCAACATGAAGCGCATGTACATGGGCATGTCGAATTAAATATTGCTCAGGATGGTCAAGACCTATTAATCGAAATCGATGCCCCTGGCGTCGATGTCGTTGGCTTTGAACATGAGCCGACTAATGCAGAACAACATAAAAAGATTGAACAAGCGCTAGCGCTATTAAACGACTCTGGGCAGTTGTTTTCCTTAAGCCATGCCGCCGGATGTAAAAGTATCGACGTATTGGTCACGACCAGTGTTGGCGATGAAGATCACGACCATGACGAGCATGAGCATGAGCATGAGCATGAGCATGAGCATGAGCATGAGCATGAGCATGAGCATGAGCATGAGCATGAAGAGCATAGCCAGCACCATGAGCACGAAGAAGAACATCATGAACATGGGGCTTTCAATGCACAATATCAGTTCCGTTGTGACCACATTGAACAATTGAATACACTCGAAACACATTGGTTTAAGCACTTTTCCAACACTCAAGAGTTGGACGTCAACGTGTTCACGGACAAACGCCAAACCTCACTAGAACTCACACCAGAACGTCACATTATATCTCTATAAGTGACTTTAGGAGGTAAGTGCCCACTTACCTCCTATGGATAGAAGGATTTATGATGAGCGTCGACCAAACTGTAAACTCATCGGCAGTAATTGAACTTAACAGCGTTCATTTTCAATGGCCAAAAGCCTCCCGTAATACATTAGAGATTGAGACTTTGTCAGTAGCAGCTGGTGAGCACTTATTTATAAAAGGGCCAAGTGGTTGTGGTAAATCAACGTTACTTGGGTTGCTGACCGGAATTACTCAAGCGACTCAGGGAACAGTAAACGTGTTACAACAGGAATTAACACAGCTACGAGCCAGCCAACGAGATAAATTTCGAGCCGATAACATCGGGTATATTTTTCAGCAATTTAACTTACTTCCTTATCTTTCCGTGATCGAAAATGTCACCTTACCTTGCCAATTGTCATCACAGCGCAAAGCCAGATTAAAAGAATCCCCAGAGCGTAGTGCATACCAACTACTCTCTAGATTGAAAATACCTGAATCATTATTAAACAAACCGGTGATTGAGCTCAGTATCGGTCAACAACAACGGGTTGCTGCCGCGCGAGCCTTGATTGGAGAACCTAGTTTAATTATTGCTGATGAACCGACATCGGCTCTTGATTTCGATACGCGCAGTACTTTTATTGACCTCCTGCTAGATGAATCTGACCGCGTAAACTCAACACTTATTTTTGTCAGTCATGATCCTACTTTAGAAAAGCGATTTAACCGAAGTGTGTACTTACCTGATTTAAATCGAGCAGGAGGAACACAATGAAAGTTATCTTTAATTTAGCGTGGAAGAGTGTCTTAAACCGCAAAACGACGGCACTACTTGTTGTTCTAACGGTCGCAATATCTGTCGTCTTATTGCTGGGAGTAGAACGAATACGAACTCAAGCTAAAGCGAGTTTTGCAAATACGATTTCAGGCACAGACCTTATCATCGGCGCTCGCTCAGGCCAGGTCAATCTACTGCTCTACTCCGTCTTTCGTATCGGTAATGCGACCAATAACATTGATTGGCAAAGCTTCCAAAAATTTGCTCACCACAAAGCGGTAAGCTGGGCTATTCCTATCTCTTTGGGCGATTCTCACCGAGGCTTCCGAGTAATGGGAACCAATCAAGATTATTTTGCGTATTATCGCTATGGACGTAAGCAACCACTAACTTTTCAAGCAGGTAAACCGTTTAAAGGGCTATTTGACACAGTTATCGGCTCAGACGTTGCTAAAAAGCTCGGCTATCAAATAGGCAGTAAAATTATTATCGCGCATGGCATAAGTGATGTGGGTTTTAGCCGTCACGACAACTTACCTTTTACTGTGGTCGGGATATTGAAGCCAACCGGAACTCCGGTAGATAAAACCGTCCATGTGTCATTACCTGCTATTGAAGCCATTCATGTGGGGTGGGAATCAGGAGCGCATATTGGCGCAACACCGAGTGCAAATACCCTCAAACAGCATAGTTTCGCACCACAACAAATCACAGCCATGCTAATCGGTTTGAAATCAAAAATTCAGACCTTCGCTTTACAGAGAACCGTTAATAATTATCGACAAGAACCATTGAGTGCAATCATGCCCGGCGTTGCGTTACACGAACTATGGAGCATGATGTCTGTTGCAGAACAAGCCCTA
This genomic stretch from Vibrio nitrifigilis harbors:
- the msrA gene encoding peptide-methionine (S)-S-oxide reductase MsrA; protein product: MLNKQEMITAETALPGRSTPMAIEGTHYVNQTSMTAEPTEGQEQILIGMGCFWGVERLFWQLDGVISTSVGYSGGFTPNPTYEEVCTGKTGHAEVVRVIYDKAALPIKELLTYFWEKHDPTQGMRQGGDLGTQYRSAIYYFTEEQKAAAEETKQAYQALLSDNEMNNITTIIEPAQPYYYAETYHQQYLAKNPEGYCGLGGTGVCFPPSLQG
- the tamA gene encoding autotransporter assembly complex protein TamA is translated as MRRTSFPAFISAMLFSASSFANVDLDIQGIDGSLEKNVQAYLSSIPKEDYSTKLRFQSQVKQDIIEALNALGYYHPAVSFEVEGDDKLIATVSPGVVTKIAKVDVEITGEADSDKDFQNLIRQSGLKVGDPLDHSKYDKLKSNISNLALRKGYFNGKFTKNQLGVSPELNQAFIQLHFASGIRYQFGSTTITGNQIETDRVASLQPYKEGDPYDVSKVGQFNQALSTTEWFSSVLVEPDLSNLDKSRKLPMNVSLAPQARNQLETGIGYSTDVGVKGTLTWKKPWVNKYGHSFNSSFSISEPEQVITLSYKIPLEDVLHQYYRIAYGMKHVDSLDTKSLESNLAIERHWLMDDGWHRTVFARYLVENYEQGELDDIGRFVLPGVTYTRTRTRIKNSVIMWGDKESITLEYGDPSLFSETQVFRVQAGTSWIRSYGQNHRGIIRLDGGANLAQDFDKISPSLRFFAGGDNSIRGYEYESISPEDSSGSLAGAKYLATGSLEYQYRITGNWWGALFVDGGDAFDTLPNWKTGTGFGVRWISPVGPLRLDFAWGLNKDPGDQFRIHFTLGPEL
- a CDS encoding ABC transporter permease produces the protein MKVIFNLAWKSVLNRKTTALLVVLTVAISVVLLLGVERIRTQAKASFANTISGTDLIIGARSGQVNLLLYSVFRIGNATNNIDWQSFQKFAHHKAVSWAIPISLGDSHRGFRVMGTNQDYFAYYRYGRKQPLTFQAGKPFKGLFDTVIGSDVAKKLGYQIGSKIIIAHGISDVGFSRHDNLPFTVVGILKPTGTPVDKTVHVSLPAIEAIHVGWESGAHIGATPSANTLKQHSFAPQQITAMLIGLKSKIQTFALQRTVNNYRQEPLSAIMPGVALHELWSMMSVAEQALTTISAFVVIAGLLGMLSSLLTSLQERRREMAILRAMGARPKHIFALLISEASLLTFTGILLGLLLLYALLTIVSPLIEQSYGIVIDFTGISNYEWHLIAYIQLAGIIIGVIPALRAYRQSLSDGMTIRL
- a CDS encoding YtfJ family protein — encoded protein: MKLFVPIALLLSVITFTSQAHNLKIGHSVPAVKVQHQGEIFWHHNKITFAPWSSSQMVGKVRIIQAIAGRSSAKAMNARLMQAITKAEFDSNRYQTTTIVNQDDSIWGTGSFVKSSAISAKKEYPWSSIVLDENGQVAARWHLKPESSAIIVQDKNGKILYTHEGKLSQDEIEHVLHLVQVELHS
- the zrgA gene encoding zinc uptake protein ZrgA, which encodes MFTKSLLSLTLSAALASTAMANEEFTQHEAHVHGHVELNIAQDGQDLLIEIDAPGVDVVGFEHEPTNAEQHKKIEQALALLNDSGQLFSLSHAAGCKSIDVLVTTSVGDEDHDHDEHEHEHEHEHEHEHEHEHEHEHEHEEHSQHHEHEEEHHEHGAFNAQYQFRCDHIEQLNTLETHWFKHFSNTQELDVNVFTDKRQTSLELTPERHIISL
- a CDS encoding ABC transporter ATP-binding protein, with product MSVDQTVNSSAVIELNSVHFQWPKASRNTLEIETLSVAAGEHLFIKGPSGCGKSTLLGLLTGITQATQGTVNVLQQELTQLRASQRDKFRADNIGYIFQQFNLLPYLSVIENVTLPCQLSSQRKARLKESPERSAYQLLSRLKIPESLLNKPVIELSIGQQQRVAAARALIGEPSLIIADEPTSALDFDTRSTFIDLLLDESDRVNSTLIFVSHDPTLEKRFNRSVYLPDLNRAGGTQ
- a CDS encoding DUF2607 family protein — translated: MRLTVAPFTTISLKSLASLAMAICVLWMSVAFVAHETDYDVSHHHHMCQHYHHVNTALLPHVPALPIWQPHTINSPLERDLPLRFIAITRQARSPPYNSPI
- the tamB gene encoding autotransporter assembly complex protein TamB, with product MIHIALKWTKLVSLFLTALLLITAVFVGSLLFSHSGLKTILVAVQSWVPQLTIKGSSGALYPSFTLKGVRYNNPDLGIDVTADSLSLGIKGHCLLEPAICLRTVKTTGLHLTLRSTEPSAEDTSADSGSVTGIATPIPLYIPLLIADDTELDIHGTKLNWQHLETRASMRGNRIELGKTLWQSVQLQLAKSEAKPQGQAPKKAQSNKQVSPITLPEITIPVDIDVEQFDVHDFTLVQDSPVIVRHLGLKGSAYNHDVTIKQLNVNMPQGKANLYGQATLSGGYPLNLNLDTTLNLKEFAGQRIQLTANGSVANLTMQAQLSGQAKARLQGQLKTLEPNMPFALHVTQVDAQWPLRGEADYQLKSPDLVAQGNLQQYRIALQGSASGKAIPTTHFNLQGKGSLHDIQLSSLALDTLGGHISGTAAANWQGLVNWQANVDMQDIQPGKQWPQAQGNISGHVETSGSLTEQGGWQIQLPKLSVDGEVRDYPLHVAGQLTASDASASSQVKVKTQGITLAHGLNKITAHGTLDDVWNLDVAVHVPDLSKSLPDAQGNIEGTLQFRGQAKQPDIQLSVAGKQIHWQKLVDIDQVSLTGSVSPLVEPTLDLVVQGENIRYQQEKISRVTIKAQGSELKHHVSLDLTAPDPKLSTHLAVSGKLTQKPTIKWQGQIDQWSITSPQGRWAINKATALSLDVAQQTAHIAAHCWQQGDASICLDKDASLGKSGAVNVSIHQLNFAQIDGFLPQETRVKGVADMSVTAKWSKDHPPQVKATATVSKGQLTQELTNPLVIHWDKVSVNSELRGNKLTADWSIDVTNNGDLTGNIMIPDVTQAQRQMQGHLKLTPLNIDFLANQFGDYSKVAAHIDTDLSFKGEMLHPQVQGQLNVKQIGVSGDVTPVEVKSGDIQIGFSGYQAQLRSDIETQDGKLQLTGNADWADMDKWAVNAHVGAQSLLVDMPPMVEAKVVPDLSLSLKPKLASITGNIKLPWGRVTVEELPPSAVSVSKDQVILNKDLKPVDKTNRFPFEIQTAVSIDIGDDFLLDAFGLKAGLIGHLNVSQKDKGPFVTGEVNLEDGTYTSFGQDLIIKEGKILMNGPVDQPYLSINAIRNPDNTEDDVTAGIKVTGPVDEPKVSVYSDPSMPQANALSYLLRGQDIDGEGGGNSMTTTLIGLSLAQSGKLVGELGEAVGVQDLQLDTSGSGDDSQVTVSGYILPGLQVKYGVGIFNSVGEFTVRYRLMKDLYVEAVSGLTSAVDILYQFEFD